In a genomic window of Maricaulis maris MCS10:
- a CDS encoding protoglobin domain-containing protein, translating to MNDEARSLQREFFRIDEDVIDRVQHLKSRLMKYAETALETVFDHLIGNPDVAHYFEITDNITYLRAGMLAHCDELFSARFDEHYYEATEGMGERHAKLEFPAHVYTAAYSNMFARIVELAMADRRSFKTDDITALSRITHYDIELSMGAFYRHIMDKRAALSSDAQKIRHLVD from the coding sequence ATGAATGACGAGGCACGCAGCCTTCAGCGCGAGTTTTTTCGCATTGACGAGGATGTGATTGACCGGGTCCAGCACCTCAAGTCGCGCCTGATGAAATACGCCGAAACGGCCCTCGAAACCGTCTTCGACCACCTGATCGGCAATCCGGATGTGGCTCACTATTTCGAGATTACCGACAACATCACCTATTTGCGGGCCGGCATGCTGGCCCATTGTGACGAGCTGTTCTCGGCCCGCTTCGACGAGCACTATTACGAAGCCACCGAAGGCATGGGCGAACGCCATGCCAAGCTGGAATTCCCGGCGCATGTCTACACCGCCGCCTATTCCAACATGTTTGCCCGCATCGTCGAGCTGGCCATGGCCGACCGACGCAGCTTCAAGACTGACGACATCACGGCCCTGTCGCGGATCACCCATTACGACATCGAGCTGTCGATGGGCGCTTTCTATCGCCACATCATGGACAAGCGCGCCGCGCTGTCTTCCGACGCCCAGAAAATCCGCCACCTGGTTGATTGA
- a CDS encoding alpha/beta hydrolase family protein, producing the protein MSAFSVFWRYGRQLLAASFVIVASGQAGAIQNRPLTINDLAQPPSIRTIQMSPDGRQVAYLQRTNDFHALARATGAAHREDPDNLHHRLLLVDLSGLAEAPPREIDLGTDIPVGVSWVGPDRLIVGAIATSEDNGHMPPQRRSRVPYYRFYWRLVSIDIATGQRDVLFGDDEAWEMRAADNFAEVVHPLPGEPDHILVAAHRNSNFDLWRLDLATGDEERVERGGSNTVQWAANEQGRAMFRLDVDVDDDRARIYRRRSGSDRWSRDETLSLDEFVDYIHRANRSIWAANTDDDNTVLVAVRPEGAERRGVYEFDLEADEIGEQVWEHPTYDLATVLRDELSDRMIAATYLDDRVRTHFFDRRLNAHFQALTAYFEADAVVYPLDVTANALLLFVTGPQEPGSYYAYTLDTSEVRPLAAVNPALLGTRLSRVTSERVTTRDGLVIDVFVTHPAGTAPGAALPTVVMPHGGPESRDSFGFDPIAQYFAAEGWRVLQPNFRGSEGYGRSFASAAHGEWSRAVQNDITDTLDWAINSGLTVRDRVCIAGFSYGGYAALAGAFATPDAYRCVVSVAGITDPEAFIDWSRENRPDAVEYWTRQIGDPVSDSDTVRAMSPVHQIDRMRAPILLLHGNEDDVVPMSQTSMMSDALEAAGYDYRVRIIRGAGHNFETPLGLGRTLALMEAFMGEYLDEVQPDDRDSWQTLTEAVRINLPEFRRLTGMPDPDADAPNGLRDLLGATTSETDERETLQPPPPPQD; encoded by the coding sequence ATGAGCGCGTTTTCAGTCTTCTGGCGCTATGGTCGTCAATTGCTGGCTGCGTCATTCGTCATTGTGGCGAGTGGGCAGGCCGGAGCCATCCAGAACCGTCCGCTGACCATCAATGATCTGGCCCAGCCGCCATCGATCAGAACAATCCAGATGTCGCCGGATGGCCGACAGGTGGCCTATCTGCAGCGAACCAACGATTTTCACGCTCTGGCCCGGGCCACGGGCGCTGCGCATCGCGAGGACCCGGATAATCTGCATCACCGCTTGTTGCTGGTTGATCTGTCTGGCCTTGCCGAGGCGCCGCCGCGTGAGATTGATCTGGGGACCGACATCCCGGTCGGCGTCAGCTGGGTCGGGCCGGATCGGCTGATTGTCGGCGCGATTGCCACGTCCGAGGACAATGGGCACATGCCTCCGCAGCGGCGGTCAAGGGTGCCCTATTACCGTTTCTATTGGCGCCTGGTTTCGATCGACATCGCGACCGGTCAGCGCGACGTCCTGTTCGGTGATGACGAGGCTTGGGAAATGCGGGCCGCTGACAATTTCGCGGAAGTCGTCCACCCGCTGCCCGGTGAACCCGATCATATCCTTGTCGCAGCGCACCGCAATTCCAACTTCGACCTCTGGCGCCTCGATCTTGCGACCGGTGATGAGGAGCGGGTCGAGCGGGGCGGTTCGAACACGGTGCAATGGGCTGCCAATGAACAGGGCCGCGCGATGTTCCGGCTCGACGTGGACGTCGATGATGATCGCGCCCGCATCTATCGGCGCCGCTCGGGATCGGACCGGTGGAGCCGGGACGAGACGCTCTCGCTGGATGAGTTCGTAGACTATATCCACCGCGCCAATCGTTCGATCTGGGCGGCCAACACGGATGATGACAACACTGTGCTGGTGGCGGTGCGGCCCGAGGGTGCGGAGCGTCGCGGCGTCTATGAATTTGACCTTGAGGCGGACGAGATTGGCGAACAGGTCTGGGAGCACCCAACCTATGATCTGGCGACCGTGCTTCGGGACGAGCTGTCCGACCGCATGATCGCGGCCACCTATCTGGATGACCGCGTCCGGACCCATTTCTTCGACCGGCGCCTCAACGCTCACTTCCAGGCCCTGACCGCCTATTTCGAGGCCGACGCGGTCGTCTACCCGTTGGATGTGACGGCCAATGCCCTGTTACTGTTTGTGACCGGCCCGCAGGAACCGGGAAGCTATTACGCTTACACGCTTGATACCTCGGAAGTCCGACCGCTTGCCGCGGTCAATCCAGCCTTGCTGGGGACACGCCTGAGCCGGGTTACGAGCGAGCGCGTGACGACGCGGGACGGGCTGGTCATCGATGTCTTCGTCACCCATCCCGCCGGCACGGCGCCGGGTGCGGCCTTACCGACTGTGGTCATGCCGCATGGTGGACCGGAATCCCGGGACAGTTTCGGTTTCGACCCGATTGCCCAATACTTTGCCGCCGAAGGCTGGCGGGTGCTGCAACCCAATTTCCGTGGTTCCGAAGGGTATGGGCGCAGCTTTGCGAGCGCGGCACATGGCGAATGGAGCCGGGCCGTCCAGAACGACATTACCGACACGCTGGACTGGGCCATCAATTCTGGCCTCACAGTCCGCGACCGGGTCTGCATCGCCGGCTTTTCCTATGGCGGTTATGCGGCGCTGGCCGGCGCCTTTGCAACGCCCGACGCCTATCGTTGCGTGGTCAGTGTTGCCGGCATTACCGACCCGGAAGCCTTTATCGACTGGTCCCGCGAAAACCGGCCCGATGCGGTTGAGTACTGGACCCGGCAGATCGGCGATCCGGTGAGTGACAGCGACACGGTTCGCGCGATGTCGCCGGTTCACCAGATCGATCGCATGCGGGCACCCATCCTGCTGCTGCATGGCAATGAGGACGACGTCGTTCCCATGTCCCAGACCAGCATGATGAGCGATGCGCTGGAAGCGGCCGGGTATGATTATCGCGTCCGTATCATTCGCGGCGCCGGACACAATTTCGAAACACCGCTCGGTCTTGGCCGCACGCTGGCGCTGATGGAGGCCTTCATGGGCGAGTATCTCGACGAGGTGCAGCCCGATGACCGCGATTCATGGCAGACCCTGACCGAGGCGGTGCGTATCAATCTGCCGGAATTCCGTCGCCTGACAGGCATGCCGGATCCGGACGCTGACGCCCCGAATGGCCTGCGAGACTTGTTGGGCGCGACGACCAGCGAAACCGATGAGCGTGAAACCTTGCAGCCCCCGCCCCCACCGCAAGACTAG
- the cysK gene encoding cysteine synthase A, translated as MTDTPGRGRIYASIADTVGNTPLVELKKLADAHGAKARILAKLEFFNPLASVKDRIGVAMIDALEAAGKLGEGAVMVEPTSGNTGIGLAFVAAARGHRLILTMPESMSIERRKLLKHLGAELVLTEAAKGMKGAIARAQEIIDETPGAVMPSQFANPANPEIHRKTTALEIWNDTAGEADVLISGVGTGGTLTGCASVLKEKKPGFHVVAVEPTDSPILSGGAPGPHKIQGIGAGFVPDILDTDLIDEVVTVSNDDAFAMAREAAKLEGVPGGISSGAALKAALEVAKRDDMAGKTIVVILASFAERYLSTALFED; from the coding sequence ATGACCGACACCCCCGGCCGCGGCCGCATCTATGCCTCCATCGCAGACACGGTGGGCAATACGCCGCTGGTCGAGCTGAAAAAGCTCGCCGACGCGCATGGCGCCAAGGCCCGCATCCTGGCCAAGCTGGAATTCTTCAACCCGCTCGCGTCGGTGAAAGACCGGATTGGCGTCGCCATGATCGATGCGCTGGAAGCCGCCGGCAAGCTTGGCGAAGGCGCCGTCATGGTCGAGCCGACCTCCGGCAATACCGGGATTGGCCTCGCTTTCGTCGCCGCCGCGCGCGGCCACCGCCTGATCCTGACCATGCCGGAAAGCATGTCGATCGAGCGCCGCAAACTCCTCAAGCACCTGGGCGCCGAACTCGTCCTGACCGAAGCCGCCAAGGGCATGAAAGGCGCCATCGCACGTGCCCAGGAAATCATCGACGAGACACCTGGCGCCGTGATGCCGAGCCAGTTCGCCAATCCGGCCAATCCGGAAATCCACCGCAAGACCACCGCGCTGGAGATCTGGAATGACACGGCCGGCGAGGCCGATGTGCTGATTTCCGGGGTCGGCACGGGCGGCACGCTGACCGGTTGCGCCTCGGTGCTGAAAGAGAAAAAGCCCGGCTTCCACGTCGTCGCCGTCGAGCCGACCGACAGCCCCATCCTCTCCGGCGGCGCGCCCGGCCCGCACAAGATCCAGGGCATCGGCGCCGGTTTCGTGCCGGACATTCTCGACACCGACCTGATCGATGAAGTCGTCACCGTCTCCAATGACGATGCCTTTGCCATGGCGCGCGAAGCGGCGAAGCTGGAAGGCGTGCCCGGCGGCATCTCTTCCGGCGCCGCGCTGAAAGCTGCCCTCGAGGTCGCCAAACGCGATGACATGGCGGGCAAGACGATCGTGGTGATCCTGGCGAGCTTTGCCGAGCGCTATCTGTCGACGGCGCTGTTTGAGGACTAG
- the dut gene encoding dUTP diphosphatase — protein MSTVPVKIKPLDHYEGLALPAYETPQSAGMDLRAAVPADEPVSIPPGEWRLIPVGIAIALPAGFEAQVRPRSGLAAKHGISCVNTPGTVDADYRGEIRVNLINHGQANFVVNRGDRIAQMIIAPVTQAVWEIADTLDETTRGTGGFGSTGTK, from the coding sequence ATGTCGACCGTGCCCGTGAAGATCAAACCGCTCGATCATTATGAGGGCCTGGCCCTCCCGGCCTATGAAACACCGCAATCGGCCGGCATGGACTTGCGCGCTGCCGTGCCTGCCGACGAGCCCGTCTCCATCCCGCCGGGCGAATGGCGGTTAATCCCGGTCGGGATCGCCATTGCGCTTCCCGCTGGATTTGAAGCCCAGGTCCGACCGCGCTCGGGCCTTGCCGCCAAGCACGGGATTTCCTGCGTCAACACGCCTGGAACGGTAGATGCGGACTATCGCGGCGAGATCCGGGTCAATCTGATCAATCACGGCCAGGCCAATTTCGTCGTCAATCGCGGCGACCGCATCGCCCAGATGATCATCGCCCCGGTCACCCAGGCCGTCTGGGAGATTGCCGACACGCTGGACGAAACGACCCGCGGGACGGGCGGTTTCGGCTCGACGGGCACGAAATAG
- a CDS encoding HesA/MoeB/ThiF family protein yields MTSEIDIDRFARHLVLKEIGGPGQQALARAHVAIVGAGGLGAPAALYLAAAGVGTISLIDADTVTVDNLQRQIIFRTRHIGSAKAKTGARELRALNPGSRVRAIVKALDDENAKRLIGKADLVLDGCDNYETRFAVNAACLAGGKPLISGAVGRWDGQVSLFNARPDAPCYRCWVPETPPDVETCEQVGVVGALTGIVGSMMALEAIKHICGAGQTLDGRIKLFDGLSMDSRTVTLDKDPACPTCGG; encoded by the coding sequence ATGACATCCGAAATCGATATCGACCGCTTCGCCCGCCACCTTGTGCTCAAGGAAATTGGCGGTCCCGGCCAGCAGGCCCTGGCCCGTGCGCATGTCGCCATAGTTGGCGCAGGTGGTCTCGGTGCGCCGGCAGCGCTCTATCTGGCGGCGGCCGGTGTCGGAACGATCAGCCTGATCGACGCCGATACGGTGACCGTCGACAATCTGCAGCGCCAGATCATTTTCCGCACCCGCCATATCGGCTCGGCCAAGGCCAAGACCGGTGCCCGCGAATTGCGCGCCCTCAATCCGGGCAGCCGCGTCCGGGCCATCGTCAAGGCGCTCGACGACGAGAACGCCAAGCGCCTGATCGGCAAGGCCGACCTGGTGCTGGACGGTTGCGACAATTACGAAACCCGCTTCGCGGTCAACGCCGCGTGCCTGGCGGGCGGCAAGCCCCTGATCTCCGGTGCCGTCGGTCGCTGGGACGGACAGGTCTCCCTGTTCAACGCCCGCCCCGACGCGCCCTGCTATCGCTGCTGGGTGCCGGAAACCCCGCCGGACGTCGAAACCTGCGAACAGGTCGGCGTGGTCGGTGCCCTGACTGGAATTGTCGGCTCGATGATGGCGCTGGAAGCGATCAAGCATATCTGCGGCGCCGGCCAGACCCTGGACGGCCGCATCAAGCTGTTCGACGGCCTGTCGATGGACAGCCGGACCGTCACGCTGGACAAAGACCCGGCCTGTCCGACCTGTGGCGGCTAG
- a CDS encoding ATP-dependent DNA helicase, whose product MSVPANPTLPAPALSEHQERLLNWLASARPNVFLTGRAGTGKTTLMREFLRRAGPRAAVIAPTGVAAMQAGGQTIHSFFHFPPRMIGARDIRKVRHRRVVQALETLVIDEISMVRADMMWAIDKSLRLNRERNEPFGGVQIVLVGDLAQLPPVIQGAEAEYLESTYGGPFFFHPDSFRDAGFSYVELEQVFRQTDSYFVDILNAIRDGDLTSDKAADLNDRVTGRSGLEASLSHIVLTATNETAWRINQARLEGLPTGHKAFEAKVEGQFDQRLFPAEEPLVLKIGARVMLTRNDPQGRWVNGTLGQVEGFDEKAVRVRIGETVHAVEAQKWERNAYAFDPEKQALTKTTAGAFTQFPLRLAWAMTIHKAQGLTLDKVYLDLARRLFAHGQAYVALSRARSLEGLELSRPLAPSDVISDPRIFDVTAFCDPAPASVSA is encoded by the coding sequence ATGTCTGTTCCCGCCAACCCGACCCTGCCCGCTCCGGCCTTGTCAGAGCATCAGGAACGCCTGCTCAACTGGCTGGCGAGCGCCCGGCCGAATGTCTTCCTGACCGGGCGCGCCGGAACGGGCAAGACAACGCTGATGCGCGAATTCCTGCGCCGGGCCGGGCCGCGCGCGGCGGTGATCGCACCGACCGGCGTCGCGGCAATGCAGGCGGGTGGCCAGACCATCCACTCCTTCTTCCATTTCCCGCCACGCATGATCGGCGCCCGCGATATCCGCAAGGTCCGCCATCGCCGCGTTGTGCAGGCACTGGAAACCCTGGTCATCGACGAGATCTCGATGGTTCGCGCCGACATGATGTGGGCGATCGACAAGTCCCTGCGCCTCAATCGCGAGCGCAATGAGCCTTTCGGCGGGGTCCAGATCGTGCTGGTCGGTGATCTCGCGCAATTGCCGCCTGTGATCCAGGGCGCCGAGGCCGAATATCTGGAATCGACCTATGGCGGCCCCTTCTTCTTTCATCCGGACAGTTTCCGTGATGCCGGCTTTTCCTATGTCGAGCTGGAGCAGGTCTTCCGACAGACCGACAGCTATTTCGTCGATATCCTCAACGCCATCCGCGATGGCGATCTGACGTCGGACAAGGCCGCGGACCTCAATGACCGGGTCACGGGGCGTTCCGGTCTCGAGGCCTCGCTCTCCCATATCGTCCTGACCGCCACCAATGAGACCGCCTGGCGCATCAACCAGGCCCGCTTGGAAGGCCTGCCGACCGGCCACAAGGCTTTTGAAGCCAAGGTCGAAGGCCAGTTCGACCAGCGCCTCTTCCCGGCCGAGGAACCCCTGGTGCTCAAGATCGGCGCCCGCGTCATGCTGACCCGCAACGACCCGCAGGGGCGCTGGGTCAATGGCACGCTGGGGCAGGTGGAGGGCTTTGACGAGAAAGCTGTGCGTGTGCGCATTGGCGAGACGGTCCATGCCGTCGAGGCCCAGAAATGGGAGCGCAATGCCTATGCCTTCGATCCGGAAAAACAGGCCCTGACCAAGACCACTGCCGGCGCTTTCACGCAATTCCCGCTGCGCCTTGCCTGGGCGATGACCATCCACAAGGCCCAGGGCCTGACGCTGGACAAGGTCTATCTCGACCTGGCCCGCCGCCTCTTCGCCCACGGCCAGGCCTATGTCGCCCTGTCACGGGCGCGCTCGCTGGAGGGGCTTGAACTCTCCCGCCCGCTGGCGCCGAGCGATGTCATCTCCGATCCGCGGATTTTTGACGTGACGGCGTTTTGTGATCCGGCACCGGCGAGTGTGAGTGCTTAG
- the ubiB gene encoding 2-polyprenylphenol 6-hydroxylase, giving the protein MFSTLASFVRLTRAALTLARHDAILPAEYQSLYPAPARWLGSVMRIFRRRDLAENPGERLARALEKLGPSYVKFGQILATRSDVVGERFARGLSRLQDRMPAFGDSEAREILADELGQPVDQVFSEFGPPVAAASIAQVHKAVTPDGAVVAVKILRPDIEDRIARDIRTLSLGAALAERLSPASRRLEPRKFVETVSRSLTLETDLRLEAAAASELAEAAMVAEGYHIPTVDWARSTRRVLTTQWIDGIALSDIDAIAASGIDRAALATRLTRAFLSTALDRGVFHADMHGGNLFARTDDTVWAVDFGIMGRIGRSERRFLALILHGFLTRDYMAAARAHFAAGYVPARHSVEDFASALRAVGEPIFGKTADQVPMSRVLMQLFEITALFEMRLRPELVMLQKTMVQCEGVSRQLDPQHDMWGAAAPIVEAWMKRELGPEGRIRDLGEDLTRLHDALRKLPDAVDDWAEVGAQLKAGKLSLGGGPRLRPWFLRLAWLSAAAAAGAAITLAFG; this is encoded by the coding sequence ATGTTTTCCACTCTCGCCTCTTTCGTCCGCCTGACACGCGCCGCGCTGACCCTGGCCCGGCACGACGCGATCCTGCCAGCGGAGTACCAGTCGCTGTATCCGGCACCTGCCCGCTGGCTGGGAAGTGTCATGCGCATTTTCCGTCGTCGCGATCTGGCAGAGAATCCGGGTGAGAGGCTGGCCCGCGCGCTGGAGAAGCTGGGCCCGTCCTACGTCAAGTTCGGCCAGATCCTGGCCACCCGCAGCGATGTCGTCGGCGAGCGGTTCGCGCGCGGCCTGTCGCGCCTGCAGGACCGCATGCCGGCGTTCGGGGATTCTGAGGCGCGCGAGATCCTGGCTGACGAGCTGGGCCAACCGGTCGACCAGGTCTTCAGCGAATTCGGCCCGCCTGTGGCCGCCGCGTCAATCGCCCAGGTTCACAAAGCGGTGACACCAGACGGGGCCGTGGTTGCGGTCAAGATCCTGCGCCCGGACATCGAAGACCGCATTGCGCGGGATATCCGCACCCTGTCACTCGGTGCGGCCCTGGCTGAACGCTTGTCGCCCGCCAGCCGCCGACTGGAGCCGAGGAAGTTTGTTGAAACCGTCTCGCGTTCACTGACGCTGGAGACCGATCTGCGCCTCGAGGCCGCGGCCGCCTCAGAACTGGCTGAAGCCGCCATGGTCGCCGAGGGTTATCATATCCCGACGGTGGACTGGGCTCGCTCGACCCGTCGGGTGCTGACCACCCAATGGATCGACGGTATTGCCCTGTCCGACATCGATGCGATTGCCGCGAGCGGTATTGACCGGGCGGCCCTGGCTACGCGGCTGACACGCGCTTTCCTGTCAACGGCCCTCGATCGCGGTGTCTTTCACGCCGATATGCATGGCGGCAATCTCTTCGCTCGCACGGACGATACCGTCTGGGCGGTGGATTTCGGCATTATGGGCCGGATCGGGCGCAGCGAACGGCGCTTCCTCGCCCTGATTCTGCATGGCTTCCTCACCCGCGACTACATGGCCGCAGCCCGCGCCCATTTCGCCGCTGGTTATGTTCCGGCAAGACATTCAGTCGAGGACTTCGCCAGCGCCCTGCGCGCTGTCGGTGAACCGATTTTCGGCAAGACCGCCGACCAGGTCCCGATGTCGCGTGTCCTGATGCAATTGTTCGAGATCACAGCGCTGTTCGAGATGCGTCTGCGGCCCGAACTCGTGATGCTGCAAAAGACCATGGTCCAGTGTGAGGGCGTGTCGCGGCAACTCGATCCCCAGCATGACATGTGGGGCGCAGCCGCGCCCATCGTCGAAGCCTGGATGAAGCGGGAACTGGGCCCGGAGGGTCGCATCCGCGATCTCGGCGAAGACCTGACCCGTCTGCACGACGCCCTGCGCAAACTGCCGGATGCGGTTGATGACTGGGCCGAGGTTGGCGCCCAGCTGAAAGCCGGCAAGCTGTCACTGGGGGGCGGCCCGCGTCTTCGACCCTGGTTTCTGCGACTGGCCTGGCTTTCCGCCGCCGCAGCGGCGGGTGCTGCCATCACACTGGCATTTGGCTAA
- a CDS encoding alpha/beta fold hydrolase encodes MAVLLGAAAVFATMAGPVEAQRIPSMGDGAIEDFLRHVIRPPRYENVRLSPSGRYLLMVEKPLHNGGDDTILVYDLDGEGGSAGRRVSVGNRRIDWVEWANDDRFLIAISARNVRVTLRRERGRYQLVASQSRVLTIDRDSLQRVSVLFDGEGENFWNPNRSPITDFLPDDPDHILMPSYERRNYNLYRVNIETGSAERIERGNDATVAWFSANGEAVMRVDSSRRGEHMRFHARTGRNGRWRRVNTVSTLDLFDARANFEWAGPSDRPGEIYVRARPDGAEFFGIYRYDLAEDVFLEPVALRDDYDIDYALIDDDTGAYYGYSYAGVRRHFVFADPAFAAGYADIRAHFPEDVIVEPVSVGGGRMVLYTSGATQPGVYYMHDAGSGVTDELVAVNSELVADSLQPMQAITYAARDGTEISGFLTEPRTGSVSTTPLIVMPHGGPEARDEQGFDPVVQYLAAQGYTVFQPNYRGSSGFGRTFAEVGYRQWGRLMQDDISDGVAWLAETGRADPGQVCIVGFSYGGYAALMGAILTPELYQCAFAGAPVADVEAFLEFKEDAGDEVHDYWVELLGHPRRDRDFIRETSPVRLADRMQRPLYLFHGAADQIVPVEQSRAMAGVLEEAGADFVYEEVPNLTHHWGQGQDFIITMRNLAEFLDDAMDGRIDSFDPTEEKDE; translated from the coding sequence ATGGCCGTGCTGCTTGGTGCGGCGGCCGTGTTTGCCACAATGGCCGGACCGGTCGAGGCCCAGCGCATTCCGTCCATGGGTGATGGCGCGATCGAGGACTTCCTGCGTCATGTCATCCGTCCGCCGCGCTATGAAAATGTGCGCCTGTCGCCCAGCGGGCGATATCTGCTCATGGTGGAGAAGCCGCTCCATAATGGCGGGGATGACACGATCCTGGTTTATGATCTCGACGGCGAAGGCGGTTCAGCCGGGCGTCGGGTCTCGGTGGGCAATCGGCGCATTGACTGGGTCGAGTGGGCCAATGACGACCGCTTCCTGATCGCGATCAGCGCCCGCAATGTCCGCGTCACCCTGCGCCGGGAGCGGGGCCGGTACCAGCTTGTCGCGTCACAATCGCGCGTCCTGACCATTGATCGGGACAGCCTGCAGCGGGTCTCTGTGCTGTTCGACGGGGAGGGGGAGAATTTCTGGAACCCGAACCGCTCGCCAATCACGGATTTCCTGCCCGATGATCCCGACCATATCCTCATGCCCAGCTATGAGCGCCGCAATTACAACCTCTACCGCGTCAATATCGAGACCGGTTCCGCCGAGCGTATCGAGCGTGGCAATGATGCGACCGTGGCCTGGTTCAGCGCCAATGGTGAGGCCGTCATGCGGGTGGACAGCTCAAGGCGTGGCGAGCACATGCGCTTCCACGCCCGAACGGGGCGGAACGGCCGCTGGCGACGGGTCAACACCGTCAGCACGCTGGACCTGTTCGATGCGCGGGCGAATTTCGAGTGGGCCGGGCCGTCTGACCGGCCGGGCGAGATCTATGTCCGGGCCAGGCCGGACGGGGCGGAGTTTTTTGGTATCTACCGGTATGACCTGGCCGAGGATGTGTTTCTCGAACCCGTCGCGCTGCGGGATGACTATGACATCGACTACGCGCTGATCGACGATGATACGGGTGCTTATTACGGCTATTCCTATGCGGGTGTGCGCCGGCATTTCGTCTTTGCTGACCCCGCATTCGCGGCGGGATATGCCGATATTCGTGCGCATTTTCCCGAGGATGTGATCGTCGAGCCGGTTTCGGTCGGTGGAGGGCGGATGGTGCTTTACACCAGCGGTGCCACCCAGCCGGGCGTCTACTACATGCATGATGCCGGGTCGGGGGTGACTGACGAGCTGGTGGCGGTGAACAGCGAATTGGTCGCTGACAGCCTGCAGCCCATGCAGGCCATCACCTATGCAGCGCGGGACGGCACAGAGATTTCCGGCTTCCTGACCGAGCCACGCACTGGCAGCGTTTCGACGACGCCGTTGATTGTGATGCCGCATGGCGGCCCCGAGGCCCGGGACGAACAGGGTTTTGACCCGGTGGTCCAGTATCTCGCGGCACAAGGTTATACCGTCTTCCAGCCCAATTACCGCGGTTCGTCCGGCTTTGGCCGGACATTCGCCGAGGTCGGGTACCGGCAATGGGGCCGGCTGATGCAGGACGATATCTCAGACGGTGTCGCCTGGCTGGCAGAAACCGGCCGGGCCGACCCTGGCCAGGTCTGCATTGTCGGCTTCAGCTATGGCGGCTACGCGGCATTGATGGGCGCCATTTTGACGCCGGAGCTCTACCAGTGCGCCTTCGCCGGAGCGCCTGTTGCCGATGTCGAGGCGTTTCTCGAGTTCAAGGAAGATGCGGGCGACGAAGTCCATGACTACTGGGTTGAATTGTTGGGACACCCCCGTCGTGACCGCGATTTCATCCGTGAAACCTCGCCGGTGCGCCTCGCCGACCGGATGCAGCGGCCACTCTACCTTTTCCACGGCGCCGCCGATCAGATTGTGCCGGTCGAACAGTCCCGTGCCATGGCCGGGGTGCTTGAAGAGGCGGGGGCTGATTTCGTCTATGAAGAAGTGCCGAACCTGACCCATCATTGGGGCCAGGGTCAGGACTTCATCATCACCATGCGCAATCTGGCCGAGTTTCTGGACGATGCGATGGACGGCCGGATCGACAGCTTCGATCCGACCGAGGAAAAAGACGAGTAG